One window of Eublepharis macularius isolate TG4126 chromosome 17, MPM_Emac_v1.0, whole genome shotgun sequence genomic DNA carries:
- the SPEN gene encoding msx2-interacting protein isoform X2, which yields MQIDVTAWIGPETESENEFRPLDERIDEFHPKATRTLFIGNLEKTTTYHDLRNIFQRFGGIVDIDIKKVNGVPQYAFLQYCDIASVCKAIKKMDGEYLGNNRLKLGFGKSMPTNCVWLDGFSTNITDQYLTRHFCRYGPVVKVVFDRLKGMALVLYNEIEYAQAALKETKGRTIGGNKIKVDFANRESQMAFCHSMEKTGQDIRDFYEMLVERRDERRGSYDYAADRTYYEAVRTPGTYPEDPRREYPTRGREFYADWDPYQGDYYDPRYYDDPREYRDYRGDPYEQDIREYSYRQRERERFESDRDHERRPLERSQSPHSRRPQSPGASPSQSERLQSDSERRVYSRSSERSGSCSSLSPPRYEKLDKARLERYAKNDKTEKERAFEQERPDKDKRLVRKDKTEKLEKDKMEKQKRKAKIHSPSSQSSETDQENEREPSPERLKGGSKQNRERADKEGPARNRLELMPCVVLTRVKEKEGKVVEQPALEKLRGGKQENDAMRSPLLEPKLQPSQAEPAKSDQLKPEPMRAKVPKEKVLASHIEVVDKDGKLKAKKHLKADRPSEVANPVDLEKLEARKRRFADVTLKPEKQKTEIKRSNQEEEEEEAAAAATAARVVLKKQTDVTAESERKSLRKEAFKRESKKIKVERLVPVASPKDTPESTSVSVGVGLRPSLDLQARLGEPVDEPTEVPETPSRKVSSVKLQQKHPQLLGDQGLERDDVRKNYYSLPEEMPDHKLIQEKPPSSDIEEKIPIDIDHTQSYRKQMEQSRRLKQQMEMETAKLEKFGSPKKDPDEYERRSLVHEVGKPPQDVTDDSPPSKRKKSSDVFDFEISTKRERNYRSSRQVSEDSERMACSPSLRPFPFHEEEEGLPSPRLMPLKEAKGSPKIDEKGPAYPNMAIREDSLKFNPFDSSQREQMAEMARIKLSSLNSEEESSRWEPPLKAEPGRGDVSFPSSIVKRDSLRKRSVRDLEPGEVPSDSDEDGDSKPRSPKASLLLESSRLSFLLRDREEKLREREERLPTSLERNKFYSFALDKTITPDTKALLERAKSLSSSREENWSFLDWDSRFASFRNNKDKEKVDSAPRPIPSWYMKKKKTKTDPEGKLDDKKEDHKEEEQERQELFASRFLHSSIFEQDSKRLQHLERKDEDLDFLPGRSFGRRSSLDGTNSVSDVLVQEPVVLFHSRFVELTRMQQKEKEKDKKPKEAERQEEKESRPKTPETAVPEKKEPEQRSSPPLPIALVLQDPEKVIHEKSPADLPSSREEKAPDPSPEVEEPVPEALAPMKAELPEPVETPAATENKDIALPSATPEEDSVTPVETPLYLDTKPPTPGSSFSQTDTGTDPAAVPVPPPLATKSEELLEPKEESVSVATGSEPATGQKAEGAAEVPHVVSDAEVEAEPPIVKDRKPCKNKRSKAPVQPALASITDKPITRKSERIDREKLKRSGSPRGEAQKLLELKGEAEKTLKNTAKSPSAAAEQENPEPSLPVGRTRRRNVRSVYATPGDHEGPSPVKDSVEVTRSTRKRAEREPPETTVVATPPKRGRPRKSRHKPEEEIAPVKTEPIQVEAEEPETKEAVETPKTVEGWRSPRSQKLLHSHLSSTTVHSKKGRAEPKVEVAADLEESPELPGHGLNAGENSSKTKTDKDIATSEQKRERKDVDTDKNTPEACTVEIVERKSAPEKVTKSKRGRSRNIKAVDKASLIKSLKNVEIRLNVDEVKGALRSSEEETEPTPASPKNKSPQKEDKLPALFIKNEAEDPFHDTGQDTPCEPTESPEAVQLAKQIELEQAVENIAKLTEGPTIAAYKEQATDVPEVRQEEEGDKPAHQASETELAAAIGSIMNDIAGEAESFPAAPPYPAEPESEMPAEPVVLPSSREEMEPETDQAVSNILESEAAAAAAETPAPPAPGSASSATAATNKEAEVSLSESSSSAQEVETLQEADGSRKERGRQKTARPRRKRSTSKKGDAAELRATEMESVPGQSPVASEAKGKLEESTKDDKPSKSSSPASPELTVPDISKTPSQEGISHEPASESSPPPKAPDLRNPPAPSLPVDDVSQVGFKLWPATESAPVTPPGAPSPSVATVPSAAAAKLVAPISAGPVPLHSGAAKVTEWIAKHEEAHAHSTPPPALPPDTKASDIDTNSSTLRKILMEPKYVSAASIASTHVTAAIAEPVSAPRVEEAPPHPPVEAVRPGAEEKPAVPTVNALDPPVAEAPVFTEKEKILTVITPKATSVISRMPPSVDPEEAPRITLVKQAAPPQACLASALPLKHKQRLTASDDSRFHPGSMPVIEDRPAETGSSPGLRVNTSEGVVLLSYSGQKTEGPQRISAKISQIPPASAVDIEFQQSVCKPQIKQEPLGPCQPASKGSPAPTGYGAIPTPASLVLATQQYGSAPVLSSVKQERGSLEKSEPAHLSAPAPSSQPGPPGKGLSQSPSTPPVLVHSQMVIAQGNKKLPDPATLKGEPKSLQSSSLSPGVGPHHPSLSGKGHAEANHVSVGPGPAADRAVSHLGVSKQEPVSPRTSGHSPSPFPRACHPGGPSSPASVMLGLQGSPCPGIPVPQYISSMHPEQSVIMPPHSVTQTVSLGHLSQGEVRMNTPPLPGIPYSMRPEALHSPRAALQPQRSSTPQPAPMREIVMPPLSSQHSPEEEMHYHHTVCRGSAPVQSDVLVMQPDYRMHPTSIRLDQYNVPRDVRMMMHPHMAAVGGDHHPETRQSRTPEGGGSVKTPPAPKTLQSSSKEPSKSSEGKMAHSPHSEPRLLSSQLPGLPLTQPVVVPHGVQIMHPAGSSFHDYRAVYSDIRSYHPAAQLGPPPFSGAPSMGLPSRSITPSQGLPEGEHSHSSQPAHSKTPQLSQEPKGAQAAGPEPTHHPAVNRHIPQIDPHVHLPRAPAETGPPASYPSPVAVAVKQELPSPHQAPAGPKSALFLPTTGSPSGPPGLSLSRPEPQPALKPDPAPHPIPQRPVDMVQLLTKYPIVWQGLLALKNDTAAVQLHFVSGNNVLAHRSLPAPEGGPPLRIAQRMRLEASQLEGVARRMMVESDYCLLLALPCGRDQEDVVSQTESLKAAFISYLQAKQAAGIINVPNPGSNQPAYVLQIFPPCEFSESHLSRLAPDLLASISNISPHLMIVIASV from the exons ATGCAGATTGATGTTACCGCTTGGATAGGCCCAG AAACGGAAAGCGAGAATGAGTTCCGGCCTTTGGATGAAAGGATAGATGAATTTCACCCCAAAGCAACAAGAACTCTTTTCATTGGCAATCTGGAAAAAACCACCACATATCATGACCTTCGCAACATTTTTCAGCGTTTTGGAGGGATAGTG gatatcGATATCAAGAAAGTGAACGGCGTCCCCCAGTATGCCTTCCTGCAGTACTGCGACATTGCCAGTGTGTGCAAAGCGATCAAGAAGATGGATGGGGAATATCTTGGGAATAATCGGCTCAAG CTGGGCTTTGGGAAGAGCATGCCCACCAACTGTGTatggttagatggtttttcaacAAACATAACAGATCAGTATTTAACGCGACATTTCTGCCGTTATGGGCCTGTGGTCAAG GTGGTGTTTGACCGCTTAAAAGGCATGGCTCTTGTTCTCTATAATGAGATTGAATATGCACAGGCAGCTTTAAAAGAGACCAAGGGGAGGACAATAGGTGGAAATAAAATTAAG GTGGATTTTGCAAACCGTGAGAGTCAGATGGCATTCTGTCATTCTATGGAGAAAACGGGCCAGGATATCCGAGACTTCTATGAGATGCTAGTAGAAAGAAG AGATGAAAGAAGAGGATCTTACGACTATGCTGCTGACCGTACATACTATGAGGCTGTAAGAACGCCAGGAACATATCCTGAGGATCCCCGAAGAGAGTATCCAACTCGTGGGAGAGAATTTTATGCAGATTGGGATCCTTACCAGGGAGACTATTATGACCCACGATACTATGACGACCCACGGGAGTACAGAGATTACAGAGGCGACCCTTACGAGCAAGACATAAGGGAATACAGCTACAGgcagcgggagcgggagcggttTGAATCTGACCGGGACCATGAGAGACGGCCTCTTGAACGGAGCCAGAGTCCCCATTCCCGACGTCCACAAAGCCCAGGAGCATCTCCATCACAATCCGAGAGATTGCAAAGTGACTCTGAGAGGCGGGTTTATAGCAGGTCTTCAGAGCGGAGTGGTAGCTGCAGCTCCCTTTCTCCACCACGCTATGAAAAGCTGGACAAAGCCCGTCTCGAGCGCTATGCAAAAAAtgataaaacagaaaaagaaagagcttTTGAGCAAGAGAGACCAGACAAAGACAAGCGACTGGTTAGGAAAGACAAAACAGAAAAACTtgaaaaggataaaatggagaagcaaAAACGAAAAGCCAAAATTCATTCCCCTAGCTCTCAGTCTTCTGAGACAGACCAAGAAAATGAAAGAGAGCCCAGTCCAGAGAGGCTGAAAGGCGGCAGTAAGCAGAACAGGGAGAGAGCTGACAAAGAAGGGCCTGCCAGGAACCGCCTCGAACTCATGCCGTGTGTCGTGTTGACTCGTGtcaaagaaaaggaggggaaagtggTTGAGCAGCCAGCTCTGGAAAAACTGaggggggggaagcaagaaaaCGATGCTATGAGATCTCCCTTGCTTGAGCCAAAACTGCAGCCGTCACAGGCAGAGCCAGCCAAGTCAGATCAGCTGAAACCTGAGCCTATGAGAGCCAAGGTGCCAAAAGAAAAGGTGCTTGCCAGTCACATTGAAGTGGTTGATAAGGATGGGAAACTGAAGGCCAAGAAACACTTGAAGGCTGACCGCCCCAGTGAAGTGGCAAACCCAGTTGATCTGGAAAAGTTGGAGGCTCGCAAACGGCGCTTTGCGGATGTAACCCTGAAGCCCGAGAAACAAAAAACGGAAATCAAAAGGAGtaatcaggaggaggaggaggaggaggcggcggcggcggcgacagCAGCACGAGTGGTGTTGAAAAAGCAGACTGATGTGACAGCAGAATCTGAAAGGAAGTCCTTGAGGAAAGAAGCATTTAAAAGGGAATCTAAGAAAATTAAGGTGGAGAGACTCGTTCCTGTTGCCAGTCCCAAAGATACTCCAGAGTCTACAAGCGTTTCTGTTGGTGTTGGTTTACGGCCCAGTTTAGACCTGCAGGCCAGGCTAGGGGAGCCGGTAGATGAACCCACGGAAGTCCCTGAGACCCCCTCTAGGAAAGTCAGTTCAGTGAAATTGCAGCAGAAACACCCTCAGCTGTTAGGTGATCAAGGGCTAGAGAGAGATGATGTACGGAAAAACTACTACAGTCTTCCGGAAGAAATGCCTGACCACAAACTCATCCAAGAGAAGCCCCCATCATCGGATATTGAAGAGAAAATTCCTATCGACATTGATCACACTCAGAGTTACCGGAAACAAATGGAGCAAAGTCGTAGATTAAAACAGCAAATGGAAATGGAAACCGCAAAGCTGGAGAAGTTTGGCAGTCCAAAGAAAGACCCAGATGAGTATGAAAGGCGGAGCCTGGTGCACGAGGTGGGGAAGCCCCCCCAGGATGTGACTGATGATTCTCCTCCCAGTAAGCGTAAGAAATCATCAGATGTTTTTGATTTTGAAATTAGCACCAAGAGGGAAAGAAACTATCGAAGCTCTCGTCAGGTGAGTGAAGATTCTGAGAGAATGGCTTGTTCTCCAAGCCTCAGGCCTTTCCCCTTccacgaggaggaggagggactGCCTTCCCCACGACTGATGCCTTTAAAAGAAGCCAAAGGATCACCTAAAATAGATGAAAAGGGCCCTGCGTATCCTAACATGGCCATACGAGAAGATTCTCTGAAATTTAATCCCTTTGATTCCAGTCAGAGAGAACAGATGGCAGAAATGGCCAGAATCAAACTCTCTTCACTGAATTCTGAGGAGGAATCCAGCCGATGGGAGCCCCCCCTGAAAGCAGAGCCTGGCCGAGGGGATGTCAGCTTCCCCAGCAGCATCGTCAAGAGAGACAGCCTGCGGAAACGGTCGGTTCGTGACCTGGAGCCCGGAGAGGTGCCCTCGGACTCTGATGAGGATGGCGACAGCAAGCCCCGGTCCCCGAAGGCCTCTTTGCTGCTGGAGAGCTCCCGCTTGTCTTTTTTATTAAGGGACAGGGAAGAGAAGCTCCGTGAGAGAGAGGAAAGGCTGCCGACCTCCTTGGAGAGGAACAAATTCTATTCTTTTGCATTGGACAAAACAATCACACCTGACACAAAAGCCTTGCTGGAGCGAGCAAAGTCTCTCTCATCGTCCAGGGAAGAAAACTGGTCCTTTCTCGACTGGGACTCGAGATTTGCTAGTTTTAGAAACAACAAGGACAAGGAGAAAGTTGACTCTGCTCCCAGGCCCATCCCTTCGTGGtacatgaagaagaagaaaaccaaAACCGACCCTGAAGGGAAGTTGGATGACAAGAAAGAAGACCATAAAGAGGAGGAGCAAGAGAGGCAGGAGTTGTTTGCCTCGCGGTTCTTACATAGCTCAATCTTTGAACAAGACTCAAAGCGCTtgcagcatttagaaaggaaagaTGAGGACCTTGACTTCCTTCCTGGCAGGTCTTTTGGCAGACGGTCTTCTCTGGATGGGACCAACAGTGTCTCTGATGTCTTGGTGCAAGAGCCAGTGGTTCTTTTCCACAGCAGGTTTGTTGAGCTGACCCGAATGCagcagaaggagaaggagaaagacaaGAAACCCAAAGAAGCAGAaaggcaggaagagaaggagagccGCCCCAAAACACCCGAGACGGCAGTGCCTGAGAAGAAAGAGCCCGAGCAGCGGTCTTCTCCGCCATTGCCGATTGCTCTTGTCCTTCAAGACCCGGAGAAGGTCATACATGAGAAGTCACCAGCTGATCTGCCCTCCTCCAGAGAAGAAAAGGCCCCTGATCCGAGCCCTGAAGTGGAAGAACCGGTGCCCGAGGCCCTTGCTCCCATGAAAGCTGAACTGCCTGAGCCTGTGGAAACACCTGCAGCTACGGAAAACAAAGACATTGCTCTTCCCAGTGCAACTCCTGAGGAGGACTCCGTCACCCCTGTGGAAACCCCTCTGTATTTGGACACCAAACCCCCTACTCCCGGATCTTCATTTTCCCAAACAGATACTGGCACCGATCCAGCAGCAGTCCCAGTCCCCCCACCATTGGCCACAAAGTCTGAGGAACTGTTGGAACCTAAAGAAGAAAGTGTTTCTGTGGCCACTGGCTCAGAACCTGCTACAGGTCAAAAAGCAGAGGGGGCGGCCGAGGTACCCCATGTTGTTTCTGATGCGGAGGTAGAAGCTGAACCTCCCATTGTAAAAGACAGAAAGCCTTGCAAGAACAAGCGGTCCAAAGCCCCTGTGCAGCCTGCGCTTGCCAGCATTACTGATAAACCCATCACAAGGAAGAGTGAGAGGATTGATCGTGAAAAACTTAAAAGGTCAGGCTCTCCCCGTGGCGAAGCGCAGAAGCTTCTGGAGCTGAAAGGAGAAGCAGAGAAGACTCTGAAAAATACCGCTAAATCTCCAAGTGCAGCAGCAGAGCAAGAAAACCCAGAGCCAAGTTTGCCAGTTGGTCGAACAAGGCGCAGAAATGTAAGATCCGTTTATGCTACCCCAGGAGACCACGAAGGTCCCTCACCTGTGAAAGATTCTGTTGAGGTGACTAGGTCAACCAGGAAAAGAGCTGAAAGAGAGCCACCTGAGACAACAGTTGTTGCTACTCCTCCCAAAAGAGGCAGGCCTCGGAAGTCACGTCACAAACCCGAGGAGGAAATCGCTCCAGTTAAGACCGAACCGATACAGGTGGAAGCAGAAGAACCGGAAACAAAAGAAGCAGTGGAAACCCCTAAAACTGTGGAGGGGTGGAGGTCACCTAGATCCCAGAAGCTCCTACACAGTCACTTGTCATCCACCACTGTTCACAGCAAGAAGGGCAGGGCTGAGCCAAAGGTGGAGGTTGCAGCAGACCTTGAAGAGTCACCTGAGCTACCTGGCCATGGACTGAATGCAGGAGAAAATAGCAGTAAGACCAAGACGGACAAAGACATCGCTACTAGTGAACAGAAGCGAGAAAGGAAAGACGTTGACACGGACAAAAACACTCCTGAAGCCTGCACAGTTGAGATTGTAGAAAGAAAATCTGCCCCAGAGAAGGTGACCAAGtccaaaagaggaagatctagaaACATCAAGGCAGTTGACAAAGCATCCTTGATCAAGAGCCTGAAAAATGTCGAAATACGGCTTAACGTGGATGAGGTGAAAGGTGCTCTGCGGTCAAGCGAAGAGGAGACAGAACCCACGCCAGCATCACCAAAAAACAAAAGTCCTCAGAAGGAAGACAAATTGCCTGCCCTCTTCATAAAGAATGAGGCAGAAGACCCTTTTCATGACACAGGCCAAGACACCCCATGTGAGCCCACAGAGTCTCCTGAAGCTGTTCAGTTGGCCAAGCAAATAGAACTTGAACAGGCAGTGGAGAACATTGCGAagctcacagaaggcccaaccatTGCAGCCTATAAGGAGCAGGCAACAGATGTACCTGAAGTCCGCCAGGAAGAAGAGGGAGACAAACCTGCCCACCAGGCAAGTGAAACAGAACTGGCTGCAGCCATTGGCTCCATCATGAACGACATTGCTGGGGAGGCGGAGAGCTTCCCTGCTGCCCCTCCGTATCCTGCTGAACCAGAATCTGAGATGCCTGCAGAGCCTGTAGTGCTGCCGTCTTCACGAGAGGAAATGGAGCCTGAAACAGACCAGGCAGTGAGCAATATCTTGGAATCGGAAGCGGCGGCAGCCGCGGCTGAGACACCCGCTCCCCCGGCGCCTGGATCTGCTTCCTCAGCCACGGCAGCCACAAACAAGGAGGCCGAAGTGAGTTTGAGCGAGTCTTCCAGTTCAGCACAGGAGGTGGAAACCCTGCAGGAGGCTGATGGATCCCGAAAGGAAAGGGGCCGTCAGAAGACTGCTCGGCCAAGGAGGAAACGAAGCACGAGCAAAAAAGGAGATGCCGCTGAACTGAGGGCCACTGAAATGGAAAGTGTGCCCGGCCAATCCCCTGTGGCCAGTGAAGCGAAAGGGAAACTGGAGGAAAGCACAAAAGATGACAAACCCAGCAAAAGCTCTTCTCCAGCCTCCCCTGAATTGACTGTTCCAGATATCAGCAAGACTCCATCCCAGGAAGGGATATCACATGAGCCTGCCTCAGAGAGCAGCCCCCCGCCGAAAGCTCCTGATCTACGGAATCCGCCTGCTCCATCCCTCCCTGTTGACGATGTGAGCCAAGTGGGGTTCAAGCTGTGGCCGGCCACTGAAAGTGCTCCAGTGACTCCACCAGGGGCCCCCAGCCCGTCTGTGGCAACTGTTCCATCAGCTGCTGCCGCTAAGCTCGTGGCACCCATCTCTGCTGGGCCAGTTCCCCTTCACTCTGGTGCAGCCAAGGTGACAGAATGGATTGCAAAGCACGAGGAGGCCCATGCACACTCCACCCCTCCTCCGGCCCTCCCCCCTGACACCAAGGCCTCAGATATAGACACTAATTCCAGTACTTTGCGGAAAATACTGATGGAGCCCAAGTACGTCTCTGCTGCTAGCATTGCCTCGACACACGTCACAGCAGCGATAGCTGAGCCTGTGAGTGCCCCTCGTGTGGAAGAGGCTCCTCCGCACCCCCCAGTAGAGGCGGTACGGCCAGGAGCCGAAGAAAAGCCTGCCGTCCCCACCGTGAATGCTTTGGACCCCCCTGTGGCAGAGGCCCCCGTCTTCACGGAGAAAGAAAAGATCCTGACCGTCATCACCCCCAAGGCCACTTCTGTGATCAGCAGAATGCCCCCGAGCGTCGATCCCGAGGAAGCCCCGAGAATCACGCTGGTGAAGCAAGCGGCCCCACCCCAGGCGTGCCTGGCCAGCGCCCTCCCTCTGAAGCACAAGCAGAGGCTGACGGCCAGTGATGACAGTCGCTTCCACCCGGGGTCCATGCCTGTGATTGAGGACCGGCCCGCAGAGACCGGCTCCAGCCCAGGGCTTCGTGTCAACACTTCCGAAGGCGTTGTGCTCCTGAGCTACTCAGGACAGAAGACCGAAGGGCCCCAGAGGATCAGTGCGAAGATTAGTCAGATTCCTCCCGCAAGCGCAGTCGACATTGAATTCCAGCAGTCTGTCTGCAAGCCCCAAATTAAGCAGGAGCCTCTTGGCCCCTGCCAGCCAGCATCAAAGGGCTCTCCGGCTCCCACGGGCTACGGGGCCATCCCTACCCCTGCGTCTCTGGTGCTGGCCACTCAGCAGTATGGCTCTGCCCCAGTGCTCTCCTCTGTCAAACAGGAGCGTGGCAGTTTGGAGAAATCGGAGCCAGCACACCTTTCTGCCCCGGCCCCTTCTTCTCAGCCGGGTCCTCCAGGGAAGGGCCTCTCCCAGTCTCCCAGCACTCCACCCGTTCTAGTCCACAGCCAGATGGTGATCGCTCAGGGCAACAAAAAGCTTCCAGACCCAGCAACCCTGAAAGGGGAGCCCAAGTCTCTTCAGTCCTCCAGCCTGAGCCCTGGAGTTGGTCCTCATCACCCCTCCTTGTCCGGCAAGGGGCACGCAGAAGCCAACCACGTGAGTGTGGGCCCTGGTCCCGCAGCCGACCGGGCTGTTTCGCACTTGGGAGTCTCGAAGCAGGAGCCCGTCTCTCCTCGGACCAGCGGACATTCTCCATCACCGTTTCCAAGGGCTTGTCACCCAGGTGGCCCTTCCTCCCCGGCCTCTGTCATGCTGGGGCTCCAGGGGTCTCCCTGCCCAGGGATCCCTGTGCCCCAGTACATCTCCAGCATGCACCCGGAGCAGTCTGTGATCATGCCTCCCCACAGTGTCACCCAGACAGTCTCCCTGGGCCATCTTTCCCAAGGGGAGGTACGAATGaacacccctcccctgcctggcattcCCTACAGCATGCGCCCAGAAGCGCTCCACTCTCCCCGGGCCGCTCTGCAGCCTCAGCGGTCCAGCACGCCTCAGCCAGCGCCAATGCGAGAGATCGTCATGCCTCCTCTGTCTTCCCAGCATTCGCCAGAAGAGGAAATGCACTACCACCACACGGTGTGTCGGGGGTCTGCCCCCGTGCAGTCCGATGTGCTTGTCATGCAGCCAGACTACCGCATGCACCCAACCAGCATCCGGCTCGATCAGTACAACGTGCCCCGGGACGTGAGGATGATGATGCACCCCCACATGGCCGCGGTGGGGGGGGACCACCACCCAGAGACTCGACAGTCTAGAACCCCAGAAGGAGGGGGGTCTGTAAAAACCCCGCCAGCCCCCAAGACTCTCCAGTCCTCAAGCAAAGAGCCCTCCAAGTCTTCAGAAGGCAAAATGGCTCACTCTCCACACAGCGAGCCTCGCCTGCTCAGCAGCCAGCTCCCTGGCCTGCCGCTGACCCAGCCTGTGGTCGTCCCGCACGGCGTCCAGATCATGCATCCTGCTGGTAGCTCATTTCATGATTATCGGGCCGTGTACAGCGACATCCGGAGCTACCACCCAGCAGCTCAACTTGGCCCACCTCCCTTTTCAGGGGCCCCGTCAATGGGGCTGCCATCCCGGAGCATAACTCCCTCCCAG GGCCTGCCAGAAGGGGAGCATTCTCACTCCAGCCAGCCAGCGCACAGCAAAACGCCGCAGCTCTCCCAAGAGCCCAAGGGGGCCCAGGCTGCAGGGCCAGAGCCGACTCACCACCCAGCTGTCAACCGGCACATTCCTCAAATAGACCCCCATGTGCACCTTCCAAGAGCCCCAGCTGAGACAGGCCCCCCGGCCTCCTACCCCTCTCCGGTCGCCGTTGCTGTGAAGCaggagctcccctccccacatcaggCCCCGGCAGGCCCGAAGTCGGCCCTCTTCCTCCCAACCACTGGCAGTCCCAGCGGTCCTCCAGGGCTGTCCCTCTCCCGCCCCGAACCTCAGCCAGCACTCAAGCCTGATCCTGCGCCTCACCCCATTCCTCAAAGGCCAGTGGACATGGTCCAGCTCCTTACG AAGTACCCCATTGTGTGGCAGGGGCTCCTGGCTTTAAAGAACGACACCGCTGCCGTCCAGCTGCACTTTGTCTCTGGCAACAACGTCTTGGCGCATCGCTCCCTGCCAGCTCCAGAAGGTGGGCCTCCATTGCGAATCGCCCAGCGCATGAGGCTGGAAGCATCCCAACTGGAAGGTGTGGCGCGCAGAATGATG GTGGAGAGCGATTATTGCCTTCTGCTGGCCTTGCCTTGCGGACGAGACCAAGAGGACGTTGTCAGTCAGACGGAGTCTCTGAAGGCTGCCTTCATCAGCTACCTGCAGGCAAAGCAAGCCGCTGGTATCATCAACGTTCCCAATCCGGGCTCCAACCAG CCTGCCTATGTCCTGCAGATATTCCCCCCCTGCGAGTTCTCCGAGAGCCACCTGTCTCGCCTCGCCCCAGACCTCCTGGCCAGCATCTCCAACATCTCACCTCACCTAATGATTGTCATTGCATCAGTCTGA